The DNA segment GGTCCAGGGATGTGACTGGGGCGGCGGGGGTTGCCGTGGCCTCCCGGTAGGTGGCGAGAAGGTCCACTATGCGGGACTCAGAGACGAGTGTAACGCTAAATGTCCGTCTCGTGAGGTTCAGTCGTGGCGTGAATGTCGAGTTACTAGCGCTGGAAGCAAGAAACAAGGCTTTCACGCCTGCGCGACCGCCAGTCCCTGTGATGGGTGTGCCTGCTGGGGCTGGTAAGGCTGTTGTGGCTGCCGGTCGAGAACAAATGTCCGGTTTGATGTCTTGTTAAACAAGTATTGCGCGCACGTAGGCGAGCCCTACGTGCGCCGGTCAGGCGGCGCGGCGATGCTCGGCGGCTGGTGAACGGTGCTGGTCAGGCCGGTCTCCGGCGGGGTGGGACGCGGCCGGTGCACCGGGTACGGCAGCCGTCTCGGGCGCGGACGCGCGGCCGCTGGGTCCGAGCGACGGCCAGCCATAGCGGCGCAGCAACGCCGTACACAACAGGCCGATGACCACCGGCACGTGCGTGGCCAGCCGCGACCACCCCACCTCGCCGTCGAGCAGGTCGACGCCGATGGCCAGTACGAGCACGCCGACGAAGCTGCCGAGCACCGGCAGCTGGGTGGCCGCGAGGCCCGGCTTCAGCGCGACCCACATCAGCGCGACGGCGAGCGCCACGTTGAACGCGCCGGTCTCGTGCGACAGGTGGCCGGCCATCCCCGGCGGCGCCAGCAGCTGAGCCGCACCGACGGCGAGCTGGCCGACCGAGACCAGGCCGAGCAGCCAGCGCAGCCGTCCCGGCCACGCGCTCGGCCGCGGCAGCGGCGCCCGCGCCAGTACGGCCGCCGTCACGTCCGGCGTCGGAGCGGCCGGCGCGAGCCGCGTCAGCCGGGTGACCGCGGCGGCCGACTCACGCCAGCCGCGGCAGGCGGCGCAGCCGGCGAGGTGGTCGTCCAGCTCGGCCGGCGACAGACCGGGATTCTCGTCGTCGAGGATCGCCGACATGGCCTCCCGAGCCCGCTCACAACGACCTGGCTCGACTCCGGAACCGCTCCGCGCCTCAGCCGGATGCGGCCGCTGCGCTTGCCGCACCCGCTCGATGCTCACGAACCCGTCGTCATCGCGATGCACGTCCACACCCTTCCAGTCGTCGGTAACCGCACCGGAGTTCCCCTGACACCGTACGGAAGCAATCGGGCCGTATGGTGGGCTCCGTGGACGACCTGGAGATCACCCGCTGCGCGCTCGCCGCCGGCCGGGGTGACCGGGCCGCCGCGGAGCGGTTCGTCGCGGCGACCCAGCGCCAGCTGCACCGGCTGCTCGGCTATCTGTCCTCCCCCGCCGACGCCGAGGACCTGGTCCAGGAGACCTACCTGCGCGCCTTCGCCTCGCTGCCGAAGTTCGCGGCTAAAGCGCCGGCGCGCATCTGGCTGCTGACGATCGCGCGGCGTACGGCCGCCGACCACCTCCGCCAGCGCAGGCGGCGGCCGCTGACCAGCGCCGTCGACGACTGGGTCGACGCCGCCGAGCGGGCCGGCTCGCAGGCCGCCGACCACCAGCACGAGGTGCTGTTGCGGCAGGTCATCGGCGGTCTGGACGGTGACCGGCGGGAGGCCTTCGTGCTCACCCAGGTGCTCGGCATGTCCTATGCGGAGGCCGCCGAGGTCTGCGACTGTCCGGTCGGCACCATCCGCTCCCGCGTGGCACGCGCGCGCGACGACCTCGTATGCGCTCTCGGCATGTCCGGAAACCGGTCGATGGACAGCGCGTGATCTTTCCGGAACTCTCGAGGCACCACTGACGACATTGCTGTCGTGCGAGCGTTATTCCAAAGTGTTATCGACGACGAGGTCGAGGTTGGCGTCCAGCGGGACGGCGACGTGGTGCTGATCTGTGGGCGGTGCCGACCCGAGCCGGTCGACGGCTGGGTCCGGCAGGTCCGTCAGCAGGTGTACGCGCGCGTCGGACCGCAGGCCGTCACGGTGACCGTCTCCGGTTGCGTACGCACCTGTCCCGCGGGCCAGGTCGCGGTCGTACTGGCCGGCAGCGGCTGCCGCGAATGGGCCGTGACCCCGGACGGCGACGGCGCTCGAAAACTGGTCGACGGCTTGGTTTTCGTGGCTACCTGAAGGAGCGCACACGCCGATGCATCGACGTGCGATCATCCTGGTCCTGGCTCTCGCTCTGGCCGCCTGCGGCGGTCCTTCCGGCACGGTCACGACGGCGACCGGCGGCACCGCGGTTTTGGACTGCACTGGCCACAAAACCGCGGCGAAGACGCCGCCGAAACGGGTCGTGGCGTTGACGACCAGCGTGCTGGAAATGCTGTTCTGGCTCGGTGTCGGCGATCGGGTGGTCGGCATCGGTACGCCGCCGAAGCCCGGCACGTTTCCGCGCCAGTTCGACGCGGCCGTACAGAAGCTGCCGAAGCTCGCCGGGCCCTACAAGCCAGGCGGTTATCAACCGGTGCCGAGGGAAAAGCTGTTGGCCGCCAACCCTGACTTCGTCGTCGGCGGCTTCTCGTCCAACTTCGACGCGGCCGGCGCCACCAGCCAGAAAGAGCTGGACAGCGCCGGGATCCCGTCCTATCTTGCGCTTTCCACCAGCTGTTCGAAGGTGACCACCACCGCGCGCACCGGCCTCGACCTGGTCTATCGCGATCTGGACAACCTCGGAAAGATCTTCGGCATCACCGCGAGAGCCGACGCGTTGAAGGCCGGCATGAAGGCGAAGACCGACGCGGTGACCGGAAAACTGTCCGGGGTCTCGCCGCTTTCGGTGTTCCCGTTCGAGTACGACGAAGGCACGCAGACGCCGTACGCGCCAGGCAACCGCCAGGCCGTCAACGCGGTGATCACGCTGGCCGGCGGCAAGAACATCTTCGCCGACCTGGACAAGGCTTATCAGAAGGTCAGCTGGGAGACGGTCGCGCAGCGAAACCCGAGCGTGATCCTGTTGATCGTCTACGACAAGGGACATCCGGCCGAGACCGACGCCGACTTCGCGGCCGCCGAGAAGTTCGTCCGCGGTTTCGCGCCGCTGGCCGCCACCGACGCCGTACGCACTGGAAGGTTTGCTCGGCTGGTGTACGAGGAAGGATCCAACGGCGGCGTACGCAACGCCGACGCGGTGGTTTCCCTTGCGCACCAACTGCATCCGAGGCAGGTGGCGTGACGGCCGCGCGTACGACGCTCGTCTTCGGCACGCTGTCCGTCCTGCTGCTGGTCGCCGTGACCGCCGGCATCGCGTACGGGGCGGTGAGCGTTTCTCCCGTTGTCGTCTGGAAAATCGTGGCGTACCGGATCACCGGCCTCGGCGATCCGGCCGGCTGGACGCGCATCCAGGACAGCATCGTCTGGGATTTACGGCTGCCGCGCGTGCTGCTCGGCGCGCTGGTCGGCGCGGGATTGTCGGTCGTCGGCGTCGCCGCGCAGGCCTTGGTGCGCAATCCGCTGGCCGATCCGTATCTGCTCGGCATCTCCTCCGGAGCCTCGCTCGGCGCGGTCGCCTCGATCGTCGTCGGCATCAGCTTTTTCGGCTCTCCGGCACTAGCGGCCTTTGCTGGCGCGTTGCTGACGTTCGTCGCGGTTTATCTGCTGGCCCGGCGCGGTGGAGGTTTCGCGCCGACGCGGTTGATCCTGGCCGGCGTGGCGGTCGGATACGCGCTGCTGGGCATCACCAACTATCTGGTGTTGCAGGCCGACGACCCGGGCAAGACCAACTCGGCTTTGTTCTGGTTGCTCGGAAGTCTCGCCGCGGCCCGGTGGACCGACCTCGGCATCCCGGCGAGCGTCCTGTTTCTCGGCATTCTGGCACTGCTTGCACGCGGCCGCGGACTCAACGCACTGCTGGTCGGTGACGAGACCGCGGCCAGCCTCGGCGTGCCGCCGGCGCAACTGCGGCGCGAACTTTTCGTTGTGACGTCGGTGATCACGGGTGTGATGGTCGCCCTGTCCGGCGGCATCGGCTTCGTCGGCCTGGTGATTCCGCACGCCGTACGCCTCGTCGTCGGCAGCGACCACCGGCGCGTACTCCCAGCCGCCGCGCTCGCCGGCGCCGGATTCCTGGTGCTGGTGGACTTGCTCGCGCGATTTTTGCTGCGACCACAGGAGTTGCCGGTCGGCATCGTCACGGCCGTGCTCGGCGCGCCGGCCTTCCTGCTGCTGATGAGCCGCCGCCGGCTGAGCGAGACGGGCCTGTGAGATGACGCTGAAACTGCACGACATCCGCGTCGAGCTGTCCGGCCGTACGATCGTCGCCGGCGCCACCGTCATTGTCGAAGACGGCGAGGTCGGCGCGCTGGTCGGACCCAACGGCAGCGGCAAGTCCACCTTGCTGCGTACGGTTTATCGGCACCTGAAACCGGCGGCCGGTCGCGTACGGCTCGACGACGCCGACGTGTGGGGCCTCAAACCTGTCGCGGCCGCCAGGAAAATCGCCGCGGTGCCGCAGGAGACGCGGTCCGACTTCGACATCACGGTCACCGAGATGGTGGCGATGGGCCGCACGCCGCACAAGCATCCCTTCGCGACCGCGACCGTACGCGACCGCGCACTGGTCGCCAACGCGTTGCACCGGCTGGAAATCTCGGAGTTCGCGGACCGGCCATACGCGACGCTGTCCGGCGGCGAGCGGCAACGCGTGCTGCTCGCGCGCGCTCTCGCGCAGGACACGCCGGTGCTGGTTTTGGACGAGCCGACCAACCATCTCGACGCGCGGCACCAGCTCGAGCTGCTCGCGCTGGTGCGAAAACTCGGCCTCACGACACTGTTGGCCGTACACGACCTGAACCTTGCTGCCGCCTACTGCGATCGCCTGCATGTGTTGCGGGCCGGCGAAATCGTGGCCAGCGGAGCACCGGACAAGGTCCTGACGCCGGAGTTGCTGGGCGAGGTTTTCGGGGTGGCCGCTGACGTCGTCCCGCATCCGCGGCACGGCCGTCCGCATCTGATCCTGTCGCCGTTGGAAAGGCAGCGTGATGGCTAACCGTTATGTCGCTCTGCTGCGCTTCCCCGGCGCGCGGACGATCCTGTTTTCCGGCGCGGTCGCGCGACTGCCGGTCAGCATGTACGCGCTGGGATTGCTGTTGCTCGTACAGTCGACCACCGGGTCGCTGACCAGCGCCGGGCTGGTGGCCGCGGCCGCCGCGATCGGTTACGCGGTCGCCGGTCCGGCGCTCGGCCGGCTGGTCGACCGCTATGGTCCGGGGCGGCTGCTGGTGACCACCGCGATCGTCAACATGCTCACCTTCGCCATGGTCATTTTGTTAGCAAAAGCACCGATTTTTATGCTTTCCTGTTGCGCTTTGTTGATCGGCGCCACGTTGCCGCCGGTCGCCGCCTGCCAACGCGCGCTCTGGCGCCGTGTCCTGCCCGCGGAGTTGGTCGACACGGCGTTCGCGCTGGACTCGATTTGCATGGACGTCTACCTGATCGCCGGTCCGCTGCTGGTGACCGGCCTGGTCGTCGTCGCCGGCCCGGCGATCGCGCTGGCGGTCACCGGGCTCGTGCTGGCCGTCGGCAGCCTGTTTTTCGCGACCGTGCCGGGCAACCAGGTCGTACGCGTGGCACGCCGCGACCCGCACCTGCTCGGACCACTGCGCGAACCCGGTTTTCGGTTGCTCGTCGGCACGATCGCGGCAGCGGGCTTGGCGCTCGGAGCCGTACGCGTGGCATTGGTCGGCTATGCCGAGGATGGCGGCGACGCGGCCCTCGGCGGCCTGCTCTACGCCGCGATCGGCATCGGCAGCGCGGCCGGCGGGCTCTGGTATGGCAGCCGGAAATGGCGCGGTGGCGTGGAAATCCGCTATCCGGTGCTGCTCGCCGCGTACGCCGTCTGCGCGCTTCCGCTGCTGACCGGCAGGTGGCCGCTAGCCATGTTTCTGCTCGGCATCATCACCGGGCTCGCGCTGTCGCCGGTGACGATCTGCGAGTTCGCACTGGTCGGCCGGTGCGCGCCCAGCGGCACGGTCGCCGAGGCGTACGCGTGGGCCACGACGGCGACCTTTGCCGGCAGCGCACTGGGAAACGCGCTCGCCGGCGGGCTCGTGGACCGCGTCGGCTGGCGCGCCGCGATCGGCCTGGCCGTGCTGGCACTGGCCATCGCGGCGGCCGCCACGGCCTGGCGCCGCGACCTTTTCCGACCACCAAAGTCTCCCTCGCCGGCACCGGCGCAGGGTCCGTACGAGAACCGAGAGGAGGTGTCCTGAGATGGCGAAGATCAAGGTCACGGTCCGCCGCAAGAAGACCCGCGGCAACCTGCTGTCCAACCACCCGGCCTAGCCGGTAGGGGGTGTTGGGGGACGAGTCTGGCGTCCCCCAACACGCCTCTAGTTGACCACGTTTCGAGAGGACGTGTTTGTGAAGCTCAGGCGTACGCGCAGCCTGGTCGGTTATTGGCACGAGGGCGACTTCGTGCTGGAGGACTATCTCGCGGCCAAGTCGTCCGATGTGGACGAGGACAACGCGGTGGTCGTCGACCGGCAGACTTTGGCGCTGTTGGAGGAGTTCGAGGACTGGATCGACCTCGAGTCGGTCGCCGAGCGGCTGCCCGGCATCGACCCGGTGTCGGTGCGCGACGCGGCCGAGGCCCTGGTCGAGGCCGGTTTGCTGCGTACGCCGGAAGCGGCCGAGCGCGAGGACCTGCTGGCCGCGGAGTGGGCCAACTGGAGCCAGGAGGCGCGGTTTTTCCATTTCGGCACCAAGGACGCCGTCTACATCGGCGACGACCTGGAACACCGCCGCGAGGCCGCCGCGGTGGCCCTGGCCGCCGGTCCGCCACCGGCGATTTTCAAGAGTTATCCGGACGCGCCGCGCGTGCGGCTGCCGCGCGCTTTCCTGCCGCTGCGCGAGGATTTCACCGAGGTGCTGCTGGCCCGGCGTACGCACCGGATCTTCCGCGAGGAAGCGGTGTCGTTGCGACAGCTCTCGACCGTGCTGCATTTCGCCTTCGCGCCGATGTATTTCGTCGACGCCGTGGAATACGGCACGCTGCAGATGCGTACGAGCCCCGGCGGCGGCGCGCGGCACGAGATCGAGTGCTATGTCGGCGTACTCGACGTCGAAGGCGTCGCACCTGGCCTTTATCACTACAACGGCGAGCAACACAGCCTGGAGCTGATCGACGCGTCGTTCGACCAGTCCACTGTGGACAGACTGTCTTTCGGCCAGGAGATGGCTATCAACGCCGGTTTCGTGTGTTTCCTGACCGCGCTGGTGAAACGCGCCGCGTACAAGTACCGGCATCCGCGTACGCTCCGGATGATCATGCTCGACGCCGGCCACCTCGGTCAGACCTTCGACCTGGTCAGCACCGCCGCCGGCCTCGGCCCGTTCCAGACCGCGGCGTTCCGGGACAGCGAGGTGGAGGCGGCCCTCGGCCTGGACG comes from the Fodinicola acaciae genome and includes:
- a CDS encoding sigma-70 family RNA polymerase sigma factor, which translates into the protein MVGSVDDLEITRCALAAGRGDRAAAERFVAATQRQLHRLLGYLSSPADAEDLVQETYLRAFASLPKFAAKAPARIWLLTIARRTAADHLRQRRRRPLTSAVDDWVDAAERAGSQAADHQHEVLLRQVIGGLDGDRREAFVLTQVLGMSYAEAAEVCDCPVGTIRSRVARARDDLVCALGMSGNRSMDSA
- a CDS encoding MFS transporter, with product MANRYVALLRFPGARTILFSGAVARLPVSMYALGLLLLVQSTTGSLTSAGLVAAAAAIGYAVAGPALGRLVDRYGPGRLLVTTAIVNMLTFAMVILLAKAPIFMLSCCALLIGATLPPVAACQRALWRRVLPAELVDTAFALDSICMDVYLIAGPLLVTGLVVVAGPAIALAVTGLVLAVGSLFFATVPGNQVVRVARRDPHLLGPLREPGFRLLVGTIAAAGLALGAVRVALVGYAEDGGDAALGGLLYAAIGIGSAAGGLWYGSRKWRGGVEIRYPVLLAAYAVCALPLLTGRWPLAMFLLGIITGLALSPVTICEFALVGRCAPSGTVAEAYAWATTATFAGSALGNALAGGLVDRVGWRAAIGLAVLALAIAAAATAWRRDLFRPPKSPSPAPAQGPYENREEVS
- a CDS encoding ABC transporter substrate-binding protein gives rise to the protein MHRRAIILVLALALAACGGPSGTVTTATGGTAVLDCTGHKTAAKTPPKRVVALTTSVLEMLFWLGVGDRVVGIGTPPKPGTFPRQFDAAVQKLPKLAGPYKPGGYQPVPREKLLAANPDFVVGGFSSNFDAAGATSQKELDSAGIPSYLALSTSCSKVTTTARTGLDLVYRDLDNLGKIFGITARADALKAGMKAKTDAVTGKLSGVSPLSVFPFEYDEGTQTPYAPGNRQAVNAVITLAGGKNIFADLDKAYQKVSWETVAQRNPSVILLIVYDKGHPAETDADFAAAEKFVRGFAPLAATDAVRTGRFARLVYEEGSNGGVRNADAVVSLAHQLHPRQVA
- a CDS encoding SagB/ThcOx family dehydrogenase, whose amino-acid sequence is MKLRRTRSLVGYWHEGDFVLEDYLAAKSSDVDEDNAVVVDRQTLALLEEFEDWIDLESVAERLPGIDPVSVRDAAEALVEAGLLRTPEAAEREDLLAAEWANWSQEARFFHFGTKDAVYIGDDLEHRREAAAVALAAGPPPAIFKSYPDAPRVRLPRAFLPLREDFTEVLLARRTHRIFREEAVSLRQLSTVLHFAFAPMYFVDAVEYGTLQMRTSPGGGARHEIECYVGVLDVEGVAPGLYHYNGEQHSLELIDASFDQSTVDRLSFGQEMAINAGFVCFLTALVKRAAYKYRHPRTLRMIMLDAGHLGQTFDLVSTAAGLGPFQTAAFRDSEVEAALGLDGITETALYLLGAGRPAGPTDGHPIDMRVAAQPT
- a CDS encoding ABC transporter ATP-binding protein, which gives rise to MTLKLHDIRVELSGRTIVAGATVIVEDGEVGALVGPNGSGKSTLLRTVYRHLKPAAGRVRLDDADVWGLKPVAAARKIAAVPQETRSDFDITVTEMVAMGRTPHKHPFATATVRDRALVANALHRLEISEFADRPYATLSGGERQRVLLARALAQDTPVLVLDEPTNHLDARHQLELLALVRKLGLTTLLAVHDLNLAAAYCDRLHVLRAGEIVASGAPDKVLTPELLGEVFGVAADVVPHPRHGRPHLILSPLERQRDG
- a CDS encoding FecCD family ABC transporter permease; its protein translation is MTAARTTLVFGTLSVLLLVAVTAGIAYGAVSVSPVVVWKIVAYRITGLGDPAGWTRIQDSIVWDLRLPRVLLGALVGAGLSVVGVAAQALVRNPLADPYLLGISSGASLGAVASIVVGISFFGSPALAAFAGALLTFVAVYLLARRGGGFAPTRLILAGVAVGYALLGITNYLVLQADDPGKTNSALFWLLGSLAAARWTDLGIPASVLFLGILALLARGRGLNALLVGDETAASLGVPPAQLRRELFVVTSVITGVMVALSGGIGFVGLVIPHAVRLVVGSDHRRVLPAAALAGAGFLVLVDLLARFLLRPQELPVGIVTAVLGAPAFLLLMSRRRLSETGL
- a CDS encoding zf-HC2 domain-containing protein, giving the protein MHRDDDGFVSIERVRQAQRPHPAEARSGSGVEPGRCERAREAMSAILDDENPGLSPAELDDHLAGCAACRGWRESAAAVTRLTRLAPAAPTPDVTAAVLARAPLPRPSAWPGRLRWLLGLVSVGQLAVGAAQLLAPPGMAGHLSHETGAFNVALAVALMWVALKPGLAATQLPVLGSFVGVLVLAIGVDLLDGEVGWSRLATHVPVVIGLLCTALLRRYGWPSLGPSGRASAPETAAVPGAPAASHPAGDRPDQHRSPAAEHRRAA